Proteins encoded together in one Macadamia integrifolia cultivar HAES 741 chromosome 8, SCU_Mint_v3, whole genome shotgun sequence window:
- the LOC122086637 gene encoding LOW QUALITY PROTEIN: pentatricopeptide repeat-containing protein At3g14730-like (The sequence of the model RefSeq protein was modified relative to this genomic sequence to represent the inferred CDS: inserted 1 base in 1 codon), with protein MIFILLYSRLFKKAPRLPKFSSSATAIEAAKEYPTNLSRCITHLQSCAFNKNLTKGKEIHSCLVVTGLLCSPFSITSLINMYSKCNQLGDALSIFNEAHDRNIFAWNAIIAGLTTNGLSRGAFEFYQRMRLEGVAPDKYTFPCLIKACSELSEVLEVKKIHSGLFKIGLECNDFVSSALINFYLKFNFVQEAQKLFEGLFDRDVVLWNAMIIGYAQIGEVKLALQVFERMGKEGIVHSNFTLTGILSVFAMIGDLNNGRAVHGYAVKIGCESEIVVANSLIDMYGKCKCISEALIVFEMMLEKDVFSWNSIISVHEQCGDHDKTLRLFERMQKTGVRSDTVTIAAVLTACSNLAALMRGREIHGHMIVDGLRKDDYGEDIVDVYVDNAVLDMYVKCGSLRDACMFFDKMRKRDVASWNIMIMGYGLHGLGDEALNVFFRMGESSARPDEVTFIGVLSACSHAGLVDRGRKILAHMEEDHGVVPTVEHYACVVDMLGRAGRLDEAYELALEMPIEPNPVVWRAFLASCRLHGNTKLAEFTLQRLLELEPEHCGSYVLMSNIYGTIGRYEEVSDIRHTMREKNVRKTPGCSWLXLKSGVHVFVTGDRTHSDCDCIYEELDELSGK; from the exons ATGATATTCATACTCCTTTACAGCAGGCTATTTAAGAAAGCTCCTCGCCTACCCAAGTTTTCCTCCTCTGCAACTGCCATTGAAGCAGCAAAGGAATATCCCACAAATCTAAGCCGCTGCATTACCCACCTCCAATCCTGTGCCTTCAACAAGAACCTCactaaaggaaaagaaatccaTTCATGTTTGGTTGTCACCGGTTTGCTGTGCTCCCCCTTCTCCATCACCAGCTTGATCAATATGTACTCCAAATGCAATCAACTGGGTGATGCCCTTTCCATCTTTAATGAAGCCCATGATCGAAATATCTTTGCTTGGAATGCCATCATTGCTGGGTTGACCACTAATGGTCTGTCTCGTGGTGCATTTGAATTTTACCAGAGAATGAGGTTGGAAGGTGTAGCCCCTGACAAGTACACGTTTCCTTGTCTCATCAAGGCTTGTTCTGAACTCTCGGAGGTTCTTGAAGTAAAGAAGATTCATTCTGGGCTATTTAAGATTGGTCTGGAATGTAATGACTTTGTTTCCAGTGCACTGATCAATTTCTATCTAAAATTTAACTTTGTTCAAGAAGCACAGAAACTGTTCGAAGGATTGTTTGACAGAGATGTTGTTTTGTGGAATGCGATGATAATTGGGTATGCTCAGATAGGGGAGGTTAAATTGGCTTTGCAAGTTTTTGAGAGAATGGGGAAAGAAGGGATTGTCCACAGTAACTTCACACTCACTGGGATCTTATCAGTCTTTGCCATGATTGGTGATCTTAACAATGGGAGAGCTGTTCATGGATATGCAGTGAAAATTGGCTGTGAATCAGAGATTGTAGTGGCTAACTCATTGATTGACATGTATGGAAAATGCAAGTGTATTTCAGAAGCACTCATAGTTTTTGAGATGATGCTAGAGAAGGATGTTTTCTCATGGAACTCAATCATTTCGGTTCATGAGCAGTGTGGTGATCATGACAAGACCCTCAGGCTTTTTGAGAGAATGCAAAAAACTGGGGTTCGGTCAGATACTGTCACAATTGCTGCTGTCCTTACTGCATGCTCTAATTTGGCTGCATTGATGCGTGGTAGGGAGATTCATGGGCACATGATTGTTGATGGGTTGAGGAAAGATGACTATGGCGAGGACATTGTTGACGTGTACGTGGACAATGCGGTCCTGGACATGTATGTGAAATGTGGGAGCCTGAGGGATGCTTGCATGTTCTTTGACAAGATGCGGAAGAGGGATGTCGCGTCATGGAACATCATGATTATGGGTTATGGACTGCATGGGTTAGGTGATGAAGCCTTAAATGTGTTCTTTCGTATGGGTGAGTCTAGTGCAAGGCCAGACGAAGTCACCTTCATTGGTGTCCTATCTGCATGCAGTCATGCAGGCCTAGTAGACCGAGGACGCAAGATCCTTGCTCACATGGAGGAGGATCATGGTGTGGTTCCCACTGTTGAGCACTATGCCTGTGTGGTTGACATGCTGGGTCGAGCCGGGCGACTTGATGAAGCTTACGAGTTGGCTTTGGAGATGCCAATTGAACCCAACCCAGTAGTTTGGAGGGCATTCCTAGCTTCATGTCGGCTCCATGGCAACACAAAACTGGCTGAGTTCACGTTGCAACGATTGTTAGAGCTGGAGCCAGAGCATTGTGGGAGCTATGTGTTGATGTCCAACATCTATGGAACCATAGGCCGGTATGAGGAGGTGTCAGACATCAGGCACacaatgagagaaaaaaatgttaggAAGACACCAGGATGCAGTTGGT AGCTGAAGAGTGGTGTGCATGTGTTTGTTACAGGAGATCGAACCCATAGTGATTGTGATTGTATTTATGAGGAATTGGATGAATTGTCAGGCAAATAA